The Mytilus galloprovincialis chromosome 2, xbMytGall1.hap1.1, whole genome shotgun sequence genome has a window encoding:
- the LOC143063728 gene encoding protein catecholamines up-like, which produces MNRAKRNHRSLFSIAFVIILSAILLRSGINAHNGHGHAHSHDEQDEPNPSFKYSKKANVEHDHGHAHDHGHTHNHGHAHDHGHTHDHAHDHGHTHDAPTKSSQKSTGLVLWLQACGATALISVSPIVILLFIPLENAYDAKNQNLLKILLSFASGGLLGDAFLHLIPHAVSPHSHGDSDHAHSHSHGHSHGEGGHEHGHDMTVGLWVLAGIVVFLMVEKFVRYVKGGHAHSHAPPKPVKSEKKGEGDEDAKGKETKDSKKKIEKTEEKQVTEPEDIKVAGYLNLAADAAHNFTDGLAIGASFLAGRNIGIITTITIFLHEIPHEIGDFAILVKSGCTKRKAMLLQFSTAIGAMMGTVCSLLAEGGGDAAVAWILPFTAGGFIYIATVSVIPELLEDTKLGQSIKEIGALLVGVYMMYLIGLYE; this is translated from the exons ATGAACAGGGCTAAAAGGAACCATcgcagtttattttcaattgctTTTGTTATTATTCTGTCTGCAATTTTACTGAGGTCTGGCATTAACGCACACAACGGCCACGGACATGCTCATTCCCATGATGAGCAAGATGAGCCCAATCCATCCTTTAAATATTCAAAGAAAGCAAACGTAGAGCATGATCACGGACATGCACATGATCATGGACATACACACAATCATGGACACGCACACGATCATGGACATACACATGACCATGCACACGATCATGGACACACACATGATGCACCTACAAAGTCATCCCAAAAATCAACAGGGTTGGTTCTTTGGTTACAGGCTTGTGGTGCCACAGCTCTAATCAGTGTTTCACCAATTGTAATTCTTTTGTTCATTCCATTAGAAAATGCATATGATgctaaaaatcaaaatttactgaaaattctCCTCAGCTTTGCATCTGGTGGTCTTCTTGGTGATGCATTTTTACATCTAATTCCTCATGCAGTATCGCCCCATTCACATGGAGACAGTGACCACGCACACTCACATTCTCATGGGCATTCTCATGGAGAAGGAGGACATGAGCATGGTCACGATATGACAGTTGGATTATGGGTCCTTGCTGGAATCGTTGTTTTCCTGATGGTTGAAAAATTTGTGAGGTATGTAAAGGGAGGACATGCTCACAGCCATGCACCACCAAAGCCAGTCAAAAGCGAAAAGAAAGGTGAAGGTGACGAAGATGCAAAAGGAAAAGAAACTAAAGATtcaaagaagaaaattgaaaagaCAGAAGAGAAACAAGTAACAG aacctgAAGACATAAAAGTTGCTGGTTATTTAAACCTTGCTGCAGATGCTGCTCACAATTTCACAGATGGTTTGGCCATAGGTGCTTCTTTTCTAGCTGGTAGAAATATAGGAATTATTACCACTATAACTATATTCTTACATGAGATACCACATGAAATTGGAGATTTCGCTATCTTAGTAAAGTCTGGGTGCACAAAGAGAAAG gCAATGTTGTTACAATTTAGTACAGCAATTGGTGCTATGATGGGTACAGTTTGTAGTCTTCTAGCTGAAGGAGGAGGTGATGCAGCTGTAGCATGGATCCTCCCATTCACAGCAGGAGGTTTTATATACATTGCAACAGTATCTGTCATTCCTGAATTGTTGGAAGATACCAAGCTAGGACAATCTATAAAAGAAATAGGAGCATTGTTAGTTGGTGTATATATGATGTATCTTATTGGACTTTATGAATAG